From Xiphophorus hellerii strain 12219 chromosome 6, Xiphophorus_hellerii-4.1, whole genome shotgun sequence, the proteins below share one genomic window:
- the LOC116721529 gene encoding LOW QUALITY PROTEIN: collectin-12-like (The sequence of the model RefSeq protein was modified relative to this genomic sequence to represent the inferred CDS: substituted 1 base at 1 genomic stop codon): MKDEFTDEEEVQSFGYKRFGIQEGTECTKCKNDWALRAAIALLYVLCALLTIAVTVLGYKVVQRMDNVTEGMQNYGGKINAVETDLKKLDDQAGEKSLNATSEINTFKSDLEVLQNQLKDISSRATSNRDMLEDLLVTGDNMQNGHVSLQSVLDGNADSLRGINQSLASYSGMIDDLQADTARLQSELQEQVKVQSETQVNVNSLNITQGQQRNLLGSLQKTVEDVSQAVQKLKNDYQILQQTANHTRSDSQWLKEKVQNLQVLAANNSALASSNGDTLDDLRTQLNALAIQIQNTSAITESYDQGLREMMDRQRDNDNATSLKFDEMEVRLDKHENTMDRVTGNMSFATQILGVISSDLSGLRSCAETVMRHTDLLADLNATMEEANTNSKDLRTQQDELAARLDQEVNNLSNVMEEMKLIDSKHSQLITNFTILQGPPGPKGSRGDKGPQGPMGQTGQKGDKGDKGIPGLVGPKGDRGPTGLAGATGPKGSTGARGLPGPKGSRGSGGRPGNPGEKGDPGANGYPGANGNPGLPGPQGPQGLKGAAGPPGLEGPRGSVGPIGPAGPPGLPGLPGPVSSVNIKATRAPQVIKPPLPTLASVPTEKSKDSAQEQPPAAVSTPTPGCPPKFRKFGDSCYYFSSGSQRLNFNEANKFCKNITSHMLIINDNEEQQFIRNAISKDYFWLGLTDKEEENVWKWVDGTIPIFTNWKPGQPDNWTHGHANGEDCAGGKNNIXRKEKYLVVNTLAMPLFTTNPFDQDVEKATSEMNTAEDWGLILDICDKIGQSRTGPKECLRSIMRRVNHKDPHVAMQALTLLGACVSNCGKIFHLEVCSREFASEVSNVLNKGHPKVCEKLKALMVEWAEDFRNDPQLSLISAMIKNLREQGVTFPAVGSQAAEQAKASPALVAKDPSTTTNKKEEEDLAKAIELSLKEQRQQPQASLSSLYPSTSLLSTHKSDGRKVRAIYDFEAAEDNELTFKSGEIITILDDSDPNWWKGETYQGIGLFPSNFVTADLTAEPEMMKTEKKTVQFSEDIQVETIEPEQEPVYIDEDKMDQLLQMIQSADPTDNQSDSVELLQLEGACNQMGPLIDQKLEDIDRKHSELSELNVKVMEALSLYAKLMNEDPVYAMYAKLQSQQYYVQQHASAAQQVYPGQPASGTYAMSGTGVQGYTVPVEQLPTGPIPGQPAPSDVHMYMGQPPVYVAAPGAMAPADIQSYPNPASAAGPAPCTAPANYSVPSGTSLAPPSDVPQAPYSEKALL, from the exons TTGTCCAAAGGATGGACAATGTCACAGAGGGCATGCAGAATTATGGAGGCAAGATCAATGCTGTCGAAACAGACTTAAAGAAACTAG atgatCAAGCAGGAGAGAAGTCCCTCAATGCCACCAGTGAAATCAATACCTTCAAATCAGATCTGGAAGTGTTACAAAACCAACTGAAAGACATTAGCAGTAGAGCAACAAGCAACAGAGACATGTTAGAAGACCTGCTAGTCACAGGAGACAATATGCAGAATGGCCATGTCTCGCTTCAAAGTGTTCTGGATGGCAACGCAGACTCACTGCGTGGGATCAATCAATCCTTGGCTTCCTACAGTGGAATGATTGACGACCTCCAGGCAGACACTGCACGACTCCAGTCTGAGCTCCAGGAGCAGGTCAAAGTGCAGAGTGAGACTCAAGTGAATGTCAATTCACTTAATATCACCCAAGGACAGCAGCGCAACTTGCTTGGCTCGCTACAGAAGACAGTTGAAGATGTTAGTCAGGCGGTGCAGAAACTGAAGAATGACTATCAGATTCTGCAGCAAACAGCCAATCATACGCGTTCAGACTCACAGTGGCTGAAAGAAAAGGTCCAGAATCTTCAGGTTTTGGCTGCAAATAATTCTGCCCTGGCCAGCTCCAATGGAGACACACTGGATGACTTGAGAACCCAGCTTAATGCTTTGGCCATCCAAATCCAGAATACCTCAGCCATCACAGAGAGTTATGACCAAGGCTTGCGTGAGATGATGGATCGCCAGAGAGACAATGATAATGCCACCTCATTAAAGTTTGATGAGATGGAAGTACGATTGGACAAGCATGAGAACACCATGGACCGTGTGACAGGAAACATGAGCTTTGCCACGCAGATCTTGGGTGTCATCAGTTCTGACCTGTCCGGCCTGAGATCCTGTGCTGAGACAGTGATGAGGCATACGGACCTGCTAGCAGACTTGAATGCCACCATGGAAGAGGCCAACACCAACAGCAAAGATCTGCGCACACAGCAGGATGAGCTTGCAGCCAGGTTGGACCAAGAGGTGAACAACCTGTCCAATGTGATGGAGGAGATGAAGCTGATAGACAGCAAACACTCACAGCTTATTACAAACTTCACCATTCTGCAGG gTCCGCCAGGTCCAAAAGGCTCCAGAGGTGATAAAGGTCCCCAAGGGCCGATGGGCCAGACAGGACAGAAGGGAGATAAAGGAGACAAAGGAATTCCAGGCCTGGTTGGACCAAAAGGAGACCGAGGTCCTACTGGACTAGCAGGTGCGACAGGTCCAAAAGGTTCCACTGGTGCTCGGGGGCTTCCAGGACCTAAAGGGTCTAGAGGCTCTGGAGGCAGACCTGGAAATCCTGGTGAGAAAGGTGACCCTGGAGCAAATGGGTACCCTGGAGCCAATGGAAATCCTGGATTGCCAGGGCCACAAGGGCCACAGGGACTTAAAGGAGCAGCAGGACCTCCAGGCTTAGAGGGGCCTCGTGGGTCTGTTGGCCCAATTGGCCCTGCTGGTCCTCCAGGCCTTCCAGGCTTGCCTGGCCCTGTGTCTTCTGTCAATATAAAAGCAACCAGAGCCCCTCAAGTCATCAAACCTCCCCTACCGACTTTAGCCTCAGTACCAACAGAGAAATCAAAAGACTCTGCACAGGAACAGCCCCCAGCTGCTGTTTCCACCCCAACACCTG gTTGTCCTCCAAAGTTCAGAAAGTTTGGGGACAGCTGCTACTACTTTTCTTCTGGTTCCCAGAGACTCAACTTTAATGAAGCAAACAAGTTCTGTAAAAACATAACATCCCATATGCTCATAATCAATGACAATGAAGAACAG CAATTCATAAGAAATGCCATTTCAAAGGACTATTTCTGGTTGGGTCTTACTGAcaaggaagaagaaaatgtctGGAAGTGGGTGGATGGAACCATACCGATTTTTAC AAACTGGAAACCTGGTCAGCCCGATAACTGGACTCACGGTCATGCAAATGGAGAGGATTGTGCGG ggggaaaaaacaatatttaaaggAAGGAGAAATATCTTGTTGTCAACACCCTAGCGATGCCTCTCTTCACGACCAACCCCTTTGACCAAGATGTTG AGAAAGCAACCAGTGAGATGAACACAGCTGAGGACTGGGGCCTCATTCTGGACATATGTGATAAGATAGGGCAGTCCCGCACTGG GCCGAAAGAATGTCTCCGCTCCATAATGAGAAGAGTGAACCACAAGGATCCCCACGTAGCCATGCAGGCATTGACT CTCCTCGGCGCTTGTGTTTCAAATTGTGGTAAAATCTTCCACTTGGAGGTTTGTTCTAGAGAGTTCGCCAGTGAAGTCAGTAACGTCTTAAATAAG GGTCACCCGAAAGTGTGTGAAAAGCTGAAGGCGTTGATGGTGGAGTGGGCAGAGGACTTCCGCAATGATCCGCAGCTCAGCCTGATCTCAGCGATGATCAAGAATCTACGCGAGCAAGGGGTCACCTTCCCAGCTGTGGGGTCCCAG GCTGCAGAGCAAGCAAAAGCAAGTCCAGCGTTGGTGGCAAAGGATCCCTCCACcaccacaaacaaaaaagaggaagaagatcTGGCCAAAG CTATCGAGCTGTCGCTAAAGGAGCAACGACAGCAACCGCAGGCGTCCCTGTCGAGCCTTTACCCGAGCACTTCTCTTCTCTCTACACACAAGTCCGACGGCAGAAAAGTCCGCGCCATCTACGACTTCGAGGCTGCGGAAGACAACGAGCTCACTTTTAAGTCCGGAGAAATCATTACCATCCTGGACGACAG TGACCCCAACTGGTGGAAAGGGGAAACGTACCAGGGAATCGGCTTGTTCCCTTCTAACTTTGTCACCGCTGATCTCACTGCAGAACCTGAGATGA TGAAGACAGAGAAGAAGACTGTACAGTTCAGCGAGGACATCCAGGTGGAGACAATAGAGCCTGAACAGGAGCCTGTATATATAGACGAG GACAAAATGGATCAACTGCTCCAGATGATTCAAAGTGCAGATCCTACAGACAACCAGTCGGACAGCGTGGAGTTACTCCAGCTAGAAG gtGCATGTAATCAAATGGGACCTCTGATTGACCAGAAGTTGGAGGACATAGACAG GAAGCACTCTGAGCTGTCAGAGCTAAACGTAAAGGTCATGGAAGCGTTGTCTCTATACGCAAAGCTGATGAATGAAGATCCAGTGTATGCCATGTATGCTAAGCTGCAGAGCCAGCAGTATTACGTGCAGCAGCATGCTAGCGCGGCACAGCAG GTCTACCCTGGTCAGCCCGCGTCGGGGACATATGCCATGAGCGGCACCGGGGTGCAAGGCTATACGGTTCCTGTGGAGCAGCTTCCCACAGGACCCATTCCGGGTCAGCCAGCTCCCAG CGATGTCCACATGTACATGGGTCAGCCACCGGTCTACGTCGCAGCGCCTGGTGCTATGGCTCCAGCAGACATTCAGTCCTACCCAAACCCAGCCAGTGCTGCGGGCCCCGCACCGTGCACAGCTCCTGCGAACTACAGCGTCCCCTCTGGCACAAGCTTAGCACCTCCCTCAGACGTCCCGCAGGCCCCTTACTCAGAGAAAGCCTTGCTATAG
- the tmem236 gene encoding transmembrane protein 236: MMPSGKTVKLIVYEVLQFAALIVPVFVVMERFARIIRDVKGQNVTAYWLVVAASIAYVTSATLLVWVPLKYVILKKRRFISEITQWRPTALAYLLLSTLPCFAILIASSKVQLDKQQKLDHFTELPVSLVLFSLICVDIIERIRPHKLMGKANIMDSDYDMSRPVLTQLTHVTSVSGQLPADEGQNSVTPGQAEARNGSTTNKRQGATESPHSTRPNASYLYSSTPRLMPYSGPLSFLWRKDGRAEVFVECFLFWLDTVEMVRVSGEPVIFYSAWVFPVYILAFLSCLRMIIAPHSFLLPFAGAMLQDLPFFIIRVALIIVFGFVTPLLYPLKNVLVSLTFIYFTWMTKLRIFKRSSMF, translated from the exons ATGATGCCCTCAGGGAAGACGGTCAAGCTCATCGTGTACGAGGTGCTGCAGTTTGCAGCTCTCATCGTCCCTGTTTTTGTAGTCATGGAGAGATTTGCCAGGATTATAAGAGACGTGAAAGGACAGAATGTGACTGCTTACTGGCTCGTGGTGGCGGCTTCTATTGCCTATGTGACCTCTGCAACCTTGCTGGTGTGGGTTCCTCTCAAATACGTGATCCTGAAGAAGCGGAGATTCATTTCGGAGATCACGCAGTG GAGACCGACAGCACTGGCATATCTTCTGCTGTCAACGCTGCCATGTTTTGCAATTCTAATAGCCAGTTCCAAG GTCCAGCTGGACAAGCAACAAAAACTCGACCATTTCACAGAGCTGCCTGTTTCCTTGGTTCTTTTCTCCCTGATTTGTGTGGATATCATAGAGAGGATACGGCCTCACAAGCTCATGGGTAAAG CTAATATTATGGATTCTGACTACGACATGTCAAGACCCGTCCTGACCCAGCTGACACATGTGACCAGTGTTTCAGGCCAGCTGCCAGCTGATGAAGGCCAGAACAGTGTGACCCCAGGCCAGGCAGAGGCCAGAAATGGCAGCACAACCAACAAAAGGCAGGGTGCCACTGAGTCCCCTCACAGCACACGACCAAACGCTTCGTATCTGTACTCTTCCACCCCACGACTGATGCCTTACTCGGGTCCCTTAAGCTTCCTGTGGAGGAAAGATGGAAGGGCAGAGGTATTTGTGGAGTGTTTCTTGTTCTGGCTGGACACAGTGGAGATGGTACGAGTTTCCGGGGAGCCAGTCATTTTCTACTCAGCTTGGGTGTTCCCAGTTTACATCCTGGCTTTCCTTTCTTGTCTCCGCATGATCATTGCTCCCCACAGCTTCCTGCTGCCGTTTGCTGGAGCTATGCTGCAGGATCTTCCTTTCTTCATCATTCGAGTTGCACtgattattgtttttggttttgtaacACCTTTGCTATATCCTCTCAAAAATGTTCTGGTAAGTTTAACTTTTATCTATTTCACATGGATGACCAAGCTGAGGATATTTAAAAGAAGCAGTATGTTCTGA